One segment of Podospora pseudopauciseta strain CBS 411.78 chromosome 5 map unlocalized CBS411.78m_5.2, whole genome shotgun sequence DNA contains the following:
- a CDS encoding uncharacterized protein (EggNog:ENOG503P56W; antiSMASH:Cluster_6; COG:S) has product MSYPFSLRHIPALILAASSTFGGIWPIFNAEGAMLEFGFPPNVAQAPEAKPVMVQGQSRTTIIGLVAFLFYFRGRFAELDTIMTVYGFYAGILDTYIVYKGGNPSWALFRLAASWVFGFCGIAGLTASSLP; this is encoded by the coding sequence ATGTCGTATCCTTTCTCTCTACGCCACATCCCCGCGCTTATTCTCGCCGCCAGCAGCACCTTTGGCGGCATCTGGCCCATCTTCAATGCCGAGGGGGCCATGCTCGAGTTTGGCTTCCCTCCCAACGTCGCCCAAGCACCCGAGGCAAAGCCTGTCATGGTTCAAGGCCAGTCtcgcaccaccatcatcggtCTTGTCGCCTTCCTCTTTTACTTTAGGGGGAGATTCGCCGAGTTGGACACCATCATGACGGTGTATGGGTTTTATGCTGGCATTCTCGACACGTATATCGTCTACAAGGGGGGCAACCCCAGCTGGGCGCTCTTCCGTCTTGCGGCGTCGTGGGTCTTTGGTTTCTGCGGGATCGCGGGGTTAACTGCTTCCTCCCTGCCTTGA